In the genome of bacterium, the window GGTGGCGGATCGACAGTATTCGTTCCATGTGTCGAGGCTGCAGATGATGCTAATTTTGCAGCGTCTTTACCGTCGGGATATGAGTGTAAAGCTGTTGTCCTTGTGCGTAAGAGCTTTTTTTCAGGTATTAACTTGCTTGGCGTTGATCCGGGATTTGGTAATAACGCGAAAACTGTAGTTGCTAAAGTTTATCTTCCAATCAATGGGCTAGGTAATTCCCCCACAATTGATACTGGGGCGATTGGGGATACCGGAACCTATTCGTCTTCTAGTTCAGCTTCAGGTAGCTCGGCGACAAGTTCAACTTCGACAAGCTCGACTTCAACAACAACATCAAGTGGTGCGGACTAGGGAAGTTCTCTTCGCGACATTTACCTAGAGCACTCGCTACTTACTCGATAGAATCGTGAGCTACTCTAATTCAAGGCAAATGGATCGACAGGACTATTCACATGAGCTGTTTCTTGCGCATCGGTAAGTCCGTCACCATCAGTGTCGGCAACCAAGGGGTTTGAGCCATATTTGAAAAGCTCCCGAGAATCTCCGAGGCCGTCTCCATCAGTGTCATTCAGGGCAGGATTGGTGTTGAAGCGTGAAGTTTCGAATTGATCGTAAACACCATCCCTGTCGAGATCAGTTAATCCAGCAAAAGCCACGGCATTGCGGCGATAGTCATTACGAAAAGCATCCTGCACTACCTTAAAAAGCTTGTCATATCCCTTGGAATTCGGGTGTAAGCCATCGGAGTATTCCTTGGAGGATGCGATCTTATCAAATCGCACAGTCACGCCATCTAAGCGTGCATTTACCTGGTCAACATATTCGCGCTGGCTGCTACGTTGAATTGAGGGGAGGTTAGCTAGGGAGACATAAATGCCTTGGCTTCTGAGGAAGCGTGCGACGTCGCGAGCTGAGTCGACTGTTTTATCTGGGTCGCGATGTGTGAAATAAGCGTTTACTCCACAGGCCACGATCGCGTAATCAGCGTCCCTTAAGCCGCCATTTTCAAGATTCCACTGGCGACGCAATCTTTCGTAGAGACCTTCGCAAGTTATTCCCGGGATACCGTAGTTGATAATATTGATACGAGCGCTTTTCTTGTAATAGTAAGTTTGAAAGCGTAGTGGGTAACCGCCCTTGCCGTCATTTTTTTGATCTTTAAGCCCGTAAGTGATGCTGTCACCGATAGCGAGGACTTTGAGTTGTCCATCACAATTAATGTCCGGGTAGCTGCCAATCGATGGGCAGGCATGTGCCAACGTTGCAAAGCTGTAACTAATAGTAAGAATTAGTAGTTTATAGTTCATATGCTTAATGCCTTTGCCTGGTTGAAGTAGCACAGGAATGAGCAGTGATCAAATCTAGAAAATCCTAACAGCTTGAATTCTCATTGAATATACACGTTTGGGGATTAACTTTAGTGATTCTTTAAACCTTATAAATCATCTAAAAAGGTATCTATGGATAGAGTTCGTGTCTCGAGCGGGTTATCTCGCAACTTTGCATTACATCTCAGTAACAATGAGCGTGGCTTAGTGCTAGAGTTCGTTGCGATCTCAATCGTATTTATTGTTTTACTCGCGATTGGCATGATGGTTGATGTGCCGATGAATCAGTCATCGGCAACAGCAACGCAAATCGCACTGGATGAGGCAGCGAAAATTGCACTTGCAAATTTGCCTTCTTATCAAGAGGTAGGCGATCGCGCTACCAAAGCCGCCTATCATTCGATTGTCGCACACAGTAGTTCGTTCTCGACGCTTGAAGTCGAGCCAATAGTAGTAATGCCCAGAATGGGTGCAGGTGTATGCGCGCAATTGGATGATGATCAAGGGTGCTATCTGAACACGGGTTATTCTGGAGATATTCAACTGGCTGGCCAGATTGGCTCGCGGTATGTTTTCGATCCACATCCGAATATCGATGATTTTAAAAATATTGCGCTGGTCTATGCGCGCACTGAACCGCGGCGTTTCTTAACACTCGACGGGTTAAATCAATATGACTCAGAAGTTGTTGCCGGTGCCCGCATTCCGACTCAGTTGACGTATGTGCTAATCGATCCGGCGTTTTCGATGGATGCCGAGAATTATGACGCGATTTTGCACGACCTTGACTGGGCGCCGGATCCCGATCGTTGGGGGAGTGCTGCACCTTTCCCGGGAATTACAAATGCGCCACCTACTGCTGAATATCACAACGGTGGAGCAAATTATCTCAACGACATTGATGCTATTCCAGCCTTTTACGGGTCGTTATGCGAAACTAGACCTTGGGGACTGTATAAGGAGACAATAGTTGAAATGCTTGATTGGATGTCGAAGTCTAGTGTTTTTAATTCTACGACATTAGTTGGGTTAACAGGGATTAAAGACCATCCTGTGATTCCGATCTATCCGATTGTCGATAACGATATTTTAGTCAGCCATCTTGATATTAATGGAGATCTTAGTCTAAGCCCGCTCCAATCAGGGCTTAGCTCTGCCTTTACAGGATTTGTGAATACAAAAACTCCGAAAATAGTAGAGACAGGAGATGATCCCGATTCTATTCCAGCGTCAAATCGTAACATGTGGGAATTATGTTATTGTAGCGCTTTTGCTGCGAGCGATGGCGCGCATAAGCCGTATCTATTGCCAGTGGATTCTTATAACGATTATTTTGCAGGCGATACTGAAAGGGATTTGTATCACATCAGCCCTGAAAAGCGACAGCGAGGCATCCAATTCATGATGAATTGGTGTGATGATTCCATACATGAAGTAGACCAAGATTTTAGAGTTAATCTAGGCTTGCATCGCAGTATGGATGCAGCAGGTGAGAGTGTACGCAATTTAATTGCCTCGCAAGGAATGCGCATTCGCAATCTTAAGCTTGAAACTATAGACAACCGCTCGATTTCTTCATTTGAACCCCCTAAGCCAGAGGATCAAGATTGGAATAGCAAAAACTCGCCGATGGCTACGGGCACTCGATCTCTGCATCTTTCGTTCGGAGCTGATTCACGAGAACCAGCCACTCCGCCGCCAACTGCTGTGGACTACCTGATTAAGGCGCGGGACGAATACAATACCGATCTTGACCAGGTGCGCTATAGACCGATTTCTCAAGATAGCGTTAATTTGCTTATTTTTGCTTTTGGGGTGGTCGACCAACCGAACATGACTGCCGAGCGCGAAGTTGCTGGTGCTGGGTATGAAGGATTACTGCAGTTTTACTTTGATTTTGCATTGCAACATGCTGTTTGCACTTTAGGTGCAAATTTGACTTTTGTATTTCTGCCGATGAGTGAATCAGACCGGGAAAGTCTGCGCATTGTTGCTCCAGTCCTCGAAGCCTATAGCCAAGACTATCTTTTCTACCATGGCAAAGCTGAGAGTGGCGCAGGGAAATGTGCAAATGGTAGTATGGGGGCCGTGCGAGTGATGATTACGGATTATATGAGTACAGATTTTGGAAATGAGACTACTCCCGTCTCGTTACGGAAACTTAGAGCAGCGCGCCACTTCCGTGCTACTATTCCGGGAAAGTTAAAGAACCTTTTTCTTAAATCGGTAAGTTCACTATGAAGCAAAGACTATTGAATCAGGCTGGCGCAACGATGATGGAATATATTTTAATTACAGCAATTGTCATCCTTGCGACATTTGTTGCGATTAAATTCGCAGAAACCGGGGTGGGTAGACGATCTAATTTTGCGCGTGAAGAGTTGGATTGTTTCCAACTGCGTGACCCGCGCGATGATAATAATACGATTTGTAAAGAACGGGAGACCAATAAGGGAAATTATGGTAACCCCGGAAATTCATCAACGAGTTCCGCGAGTACCTCAACTTCCTCAGGTTCCACCTCTTCTAGCGGGCGAGATTAGTTTTGCATTACCGAGTTGAAACATTCAGGGACATTCTGAAGCTTACGCGCATCAGATCGCAGCGCGGCATGGTCATGGAATTCATGGCAATAGCGATAGTTTTTATTGTACTTCTGGCTATTGGCATGATGGTTGATTTGCCGATGAATCAGTCCGCTGCAACTGCTACTCAAGTCGCTGCAGATGATGCAGCGCAAGTAGCTCTGGCAGGATTGCCATTTTATCACTATGCAGGCGAACGTGGTCTAGAAACTATTGATAATAACATTAGGAATGACGTTACGCCGTTTGCTACTCGCAAATCTACTGATGATCCAATTTTAATAGTTCCACGCCTTGGCGCTGATACTGATCAATTTGGATTGAGATATTACTATGCACCGACAGGTGCCGTCGGAACTACTGGTTCGACATTAGCGCGGACCAAGAAAATATTTTTTGATGATAACTCTGCTTATCTTGACCCGCTGACCCCGGGGGGGCAGTACGATGA includes:
- a CDS encoding SGNH/GDSL hydrolase family protein, with product MNYKLLILTISYSFATLAHACPSIGSYPDINCDGQLKVLAIGDSITYGLKDQKNDGKGGYPLRFQTYYYKKSARINIINYGIPGITCEGLYERLRRQWNLENGGLRDADYAIVACGVNAYFTHRDPDKTVDSARDVARFLRSQGIYVSLANLPSIQRSSQREYVDQVNARLDGVTVRFDKIASSKEYSDGLHPNSKGYDKLFKVVQDAFRNDYRRNAVAFAGLTDLDRDGVYDQFETSRFNTNPALNDTDGDGLGDSRELFKYGSNPLVADTDGDGLTDAQETAHVNSPVDPFALN